From the genome of Desulfobaculum xiamenense:
GCGGCATGGCCGTCATCTCGATCTTCATGGCCAGCACGGCACCGATGGCCGCGCCGAGCACGATGCCCGCGAAGATGTATTCGAAGCTCAGGATGTTCTTGTCGAACAGCGTCACAGCCACGGCCAGCAGCATGCCGAAGGCGGACAGGACGTTGCCGCGCACGGCGCTTTTGGGGTGGGTGAGGCCCTTGATGCCGAGGATGAACAGGACCGAGGCCAAGAGGTAGACGAGGTTGATGATGGACAGGTTCATGGGGCTACCTCTTCTTCTGCTGGAACATTGCGAGCATGCGGTGCGTGACCATGAAGCCGCCCACCACGTTGACGGTGGCGAAGACCAGTGCAGCGATGCCGAGGATGGTCGAGGTCAGGGAATGCTCGCTTCCCGCGGCGATGAGCGCGCCGACGAGGGTGATGCCGGAGATGGCGTTGGTTCCGGACATCAGCGGCGTGTGCAGCGTCGGCGGAACCTTGGTGATCACTTCGAATCCCACGAAGACCGCGAGGACGAAGATCGTGAGGCCTATGACGAAGGTTTCCATTCGGACTCTCCCAGAATGCCTGCGCGGTCAGCGCGCAGGGGGGCGGTTATTCGTAGCACTGCTCCAGACATTCGACGATGCGCGGATGAACCACGTGGCCCCCGTGGGTGACCATGGTGCCGGAGACGACCTCGTCGTCGCGGTTCATGTCGAGCGCGCCGTTTTTCATCATCGAGAGAAGCAGTGTGGTGATGTTCTTGCCGTACATCTGGCTCGCGTCGCGCGCGAGGTCCGACGGAACGTTGGTGGGGCCGAGGATGGTGACGCCGTTGTGGTCCACGATCTCGTCGGGGCGCGTCAGTTCGCAGTTTCCGCCGGTGAGCGCGGCGAGGTCCACGACGACGGAACCGGGATGCATGGATTCGACCATATCGCGGGTGACCAGCACCGGAGCCTTGCGTCCGGGAATGGCCGCCGTGGTGATGACCACGTCGTTGGCGGCGACAACGCGGGCCATGAGCTCGCGCTGCTTGCGGTAGAATTCCTCGCCCATGGCCTTGGCGTAGCCTCCGGTGTCCTCGGAGTCCTTGGCGTCGAGCTCCATCTCGACGAACTTGGCACCGAGGCTCTGGACCTGTTCGCGCACGGCGGGGCGTACGTCGTAGGCCTCGACCACAGCGCCGAGGCGCTTGGCCTGCGCAATGGCCATCAGGCCCGCCACGCCGACGCCGATGACGAAGACGCGGGCCGGGGTGATGGTTCCTGCGGCGGTCATCAGCATGGGAAACATCTTGGGCAGGTGCGTTGCCGCCAGCAGCACGGCGCGGTAGCCCGCGAGCGTGGCCATGGACGACAGCGCATCCATGCTCTGCGCCCGCGTGATGCGCGGGATGAGTTCCATGGAGAAGAGTGTGGCACCCGTTTCGGCGACGCGGCGGGAAATGGCGGGATGCGTGAAGGGATCGGTGAGCCCGATGAGCACGTGCTCGGGCCGCAGAAGCTCGATGTCCCGCGATCCTTCCTCGGGATTGGCTCCCGGAGTGCGGACTTGCAGGATGATGTCGGCCATGCGGAAGAGGTCCGCGCGGTCCTGGACGATGGTTGCGCCCTTCTCTGTGTAGGCCGCGTCGGTGAAGCCCGCCTGCGTGCCTGCCCCGGTCTCGACGAAGACGCCAAGACCGGCCTTGACGAGGCCCGGAATCGCAGCCGGTGCGATGGCCACGCGTCTTTCGCCGGGAAAGGTTTCCCTTGGAACTGCCACATTCATGTCGCGTAATCTCCTTATTGCGCTGGTTGACCCTTCTGAAGCGCGTCATGTGTAAATCATTTCGGGTCGGAAGACTATCTATTGCGTAGGCAAGGATTGGGTTGGACGCAGAGGGGCGCTCACGCGCTCGAGGAATGGCGGGTAAAGGCGTCGGCCCATGCGAGGGCGGCGTTGTAGGCGTTGGTGATGGTGGCGAAGTCGAACCCGAGGCCCGCCACGATGGATTCGAGGCGTTCCCAGCCTGCAAGTTCGTAGCAGTTCACCATGTCGAGCCAATCCCGATGCGGGGACGGCGCGCCGAGGAGCGCGTCGCGCAACTCCTGGGAGAGGGGGAGCCGGGCTACGATGGCGTTCATGGGCATTTCGAGGATGGATTCGAGCATGGAGAACAGCCCGAGCAGGAATATCTGGTCGGGGTCGAAGTCCGGGGACTTTTTTGCTCTGGCGAGTATTTCGAAGAACTTCGCACGCTTGAGGGCCGTGATGAGCAGTTCCTCGGTCCGGATGTCGGGGTTCAGGTCGGTGAAGACGATGATCCGCAGCCAGTGGCTGAGTTGCTTCCAGCCGAGGATGACCACGGCCTGCTTGATGGAGTTGATCCGTTCGGGAAAGCTGAACGCGGCGGAGTTGAGGTAGGTGAGCAGGCGGTAGCTGAGCGCCGCGTCGTTGCGGATGGCAGCGGAGAGTTCGTCGAAGTCCTCTTCGGCGCGCTCGATGATTTCGAGCAATTGGAAGCGGGACGATTCGTGTGAGGTGAGTTCCCGGCGGTCGAGGTTTTCCGGTACGGCAAAGAAGGGGCCGGAGAACAGTACGCAGCCTGCGGCGCGGACTTCGGCGAGATGCTGGCGATCCTGCACATGGCGCGCGACGAGCTGCGAACCGTTCTGGCAGTGTTCGCGGATGGCCTCGATTCTGCGGGCGTCGCAGGCGATGGTGTCGATGAGCACGAAGTCCGCGAGGCGGACGGATGTTTCCTGCGGGAGAAAGCTTTCATCCGTGTCGATGGCCACGGCGTATCCGCGGCGCTTGAGGAGCGTGAAGACCATTTCGAGGTCGTCGTTCATGGGTTGGTCCGGGATGACGATGACGGTCTTTCCCGGAGGCATGGCCGAGAGCGCGTTCTGTCTGAAGTCGATGAGCACGGTCTTGCCCGCTTCGCACAGGCTGGTGGCCGTGAATCGCGCTCCGGCGTCGGTCGGCGCCGGGGGGAGGAGCTCGTCCAGTTCCCGGCCGGTCTCCGTGCTGAACACAAGCTCGTAGCCCCACACGGTGTAGTCCGTCGCGAAGATGGGCTGCCGGGTGAAGAATGTGGCGAGAACGTTGTTTGAGGTGGTCGGTT
Proteins encoded in this window:
- a CDS encoding EAL and HDOD domain-containing protein, which translates into the protein MHREPTTSNNVLATFFTRQPIFATDYTVWGYELVFSTETGRELDELLPPAPTDAGARFTATSLCEAGKTVLIDFRQNALSAMPPGKTVIVIPDQPMNDDLEMVFTLLKRRGYAVAIDTDESFLPQETSVRLADFVLIDTIACDARRIEAIREHCQNGSQLVARHVQDRQHLAEVRAAGCVLFSGPFFAVPENLDRRELTSHESSRFQLLEIIERAEEDFDELSAAIRNDAALSYRLLTYLNSAAFSFPERINSIKQAVVILGWKQLSHWLRIIVFTDLNPDIRTEELLITALKRAKFFEILARAKKSPDFDPDQIFLLGLFSMLESILEMPMNAIVARLPLSQELRDALLGAPSPHRDWLDMVNCYELAGWERLESIVAGLGFDFATITNAYNAALAWADAFTRHSSSA
- a CDS encoding Re/Si-specific NAD(P)(+) transhydrogenase subunit alpha; its protein translation is MNVAVPRETFPGERRVAIAPAAIPGLVKAGLGVFVETGAGTQAGFTDAAYTEKGATIVQDRADLFRMADIILQVRTPGANPEEGSRDIELLRPEHVLIGLTDPFTHPAISRRVAETGATLFSMELIPRITRAQSMDALSSMATLAGYRAVLLAATHLPKMFPMLMTAAGTITPARVFVIGVGVAGLMAIAQAKRLGAVVEAYDVRPAVREQVQSLGAKFVEMELDAKDSEDTGGYAKAMGEEFYRKQRELMARVVAANDVVITTAAIPGRKAPVLVTRDMVESMHPGSVVVDLAALTGGNCELTRPDEIVDHNGVTILGPTNVPSDLARDASQMYGKNITTLLLSMMKNGALDMNRDDEVVSGTMVTHGGHVVHPRIVECLEQCYE
- a CDS encoding NAD(P) transhydrogenase subunit alpha produces the protein METFVIGLTIFVLAVFVGFEVITKVPPTLHTPLMSGTNAISGITLVGALIAAGSEHSLTSTILGIAALVFATVNVVGGFMVTHRMLAMFQQKKR